GTAAAAAGTTTAAAAATCATTTTTCATCATGTTATATAAGAAGACAAGAatctttattatcattaaatCAAATATCAATTCTAATGGAAAGTATAaccttttttaattttgaaaataaatatattgatgACTTTATTGTTTCATGTGTAAATTATTTAGAAGACTATATAGATGATATTCAAGAAGAAACttctataaatatttcgtattcattaatattatctaatatggttcatataaatccatactttttttcatttatatggAGAAAAATAGGGAAAACAACTTACTGggaaaaaaggaaaagtcaaatttgtttattatgGTTATCACATATGATACAATTTAAATGGTTAGAATATGATTTACCCAAATTTTGTGTTTTAGAATGTTTAAaagttttttatttaaaaagaaaagaaaagaaattttCTTATTCAAAAATACTTCAGAACATATCtaaaatattaaacaatatgaatattCAACATGATATATATGTCGATATATATGgtccatatatattagatattttaataaaaaatacaagAAATGTCTTAATGCTTACGCAAGATACGACaagaaatgaaataaataaggaTTTAGGTGACttcaaaattattttaaatcatttaaaattatttggATATAAAGCAAAACCTATTAATAccaaatatttttattctctCTGTGATGAAatgaaagaaaattatattaagGATATTTTAATGAATTTTTAGTATTACCCTTTTATAATTACaatcataaatatatataataatatataattattaaccaaataataataggagtatatttgtatatactgtattattaaaaaagagaTATTGCTATTTATTCGAATATTTATTCGAACATTTATTCGAACATTTATTCATGCCACTGTAATATGAACgtattataaataaataagtaaatatatataattcatatttttattaatgtATTGTGCATCAAGTAGTTGcatgtttaaaaaaaagctaaaaaataataaaacataaaaaaagaaaggaaaaaacattattgcacttatatatgtataatatatgtactatatatgatataaaagcacatacatatatatatatatatattttttcttttacatcttgtatttattttgtccccttttacttttttttttttatgcCATTTTTATAACTCTCATCCATTTGAAGTAGCTGATTTGTCAAGGTGTAGAAAAGATTTTCTATGctttccatttttttattatataaaaaagttttttttaaaattgtcatataataaaaatgggGTTTGTAAAATTGAGATAAGGTATTATAACCTATATGCttaaatacataatactcatttattttattaatatgtaatTTGTTTGTTTCTCCTTCTGATAATATATTCGGAtcattattgtttttttttttatcattttcttgACTTAAAGAAATGGATTTATTCCTCTGTCTttcatttgtataataaaaaaataacgCTATATTAAAATCATAAGTCTCATAACAACCTATTTGatctattatattatttaatatatgagAGAAAAAGttatttctatatttcTCGATTATGTTTggtaaaatattaatatttccatctttcaatattttgttatttaatttgttatcaatattattccatgggaatataaatataggtatacttaaaaatatatataagtatacatagaaaattatacattCGATATTTTGATAATTACTTGTAAATTTTGTACATAAATTTAAGacattaataaatttatttaaaatgttttgaaaagaaatatttttatatttcctacatatataatatttatatctctttaattttataaagttctttattatattattattattatataaatgttttcTATAGAAAAAGGTACGAGTATAATTTTCATAgcattttttataacaaaataatatatattcatatacTTCTTCGAATTCacttaatatattatataaatgaatatgtaccatatcattattatctaattggttaattaatatttggctattttttgataaaaccttttttatatttttcatgtCATTATTTGGTAATTcacatttatttatagaatataatatatataaagattCATATAaacttttcttttccttatttatatatatttgtgtaGTTACCAATTCATATGATGAATATGGAATATATTCTAtttcatcttttatattatatatttcacTTAATActttaattattaatacaGTTGGATTAAAAAATCTCAAAATTTTCTCGTAGTCATTTTTCCCTTTCTGTTCTTTTCTATAAGtatcatatatttcatcataaatcacaacaatttttttatcattctttattatcttattttttattacatcatccattttatattatatataaacttctaaacttaaaaaaaaaaaattaaatatatatatatatacatatatataatataatataatataatataatataatagCCCATATAACTATAACATTTGGAACAAtactttatttatatagattactgaatattttcattcattctttctatttttttttttttttttttttcataagaacgtaaaaataatttcaaAATGGCTGGATACAcatgaatatatatctatatctttcaaaaataaaaaagaaaaaaagaaaaacagGAAAAATGAAcgtaataaaaatattatatattataatataatataataattattatatcttcactttataatatatttcttttttaatataatatatcaaagaaatgaaaaatatatatatatatatatatattataaataacaaaCGTATTAATTTCctatattataataatatagatattGTTATAAAGAAACAGTAAGGTATTTTGAAACGTTATGGTAAGATgttaacatatataatatgaatgtggatcaaaaaaaaaaaaaaaaaaaaaaaaaaaaagtgtaTATGTAGAAATAACcttaaattaatataatttttatgtttatttaatttttttttttttttttttttttttttttttttttttatattaaaatggaaatttataattattcttaacattttttagtagaaaaattatatttgtaatatatgcaattatttatatattaataattataagataaaaatttattattattattaagggttaaaaaatattatcattatatattatgtgatttcaaaaaaaaaaaattaaatattaacattgtaaatatatatattatatatatgtatatatatatatatatatttatatgtatgtataattatGCGTGCGTTGTTTAATgcatattataaaatttcGAAAGTGATCTGTGtcttttttcctttttgGATGTTTgttgattattattaggTATATTTTGTATGAATGGATGTcctttaattttaatatttaaatttgtTTCGTAACctaataaattattatcatttaaataatttaatttttgtaaataatgCTTTTGATCATGTTCACTTAATTTCCGGAATCCTCCTCCTGTTCTTAATATAAGTTTAATATCAGATGGAGAATCATCAAGATTGCTATCGTTGAAATgttttctatattttttattattacaattattataGTCTTTCTGATAATTTTGATTACTATCATAGgtattcatattattattttcatattttttggCATATCTATGatcatttttcttttcgTATGTGccatcatattttttttcatatgcgccatcatattttttttcatatgcgccatcatattttttttcatatgcgccatcatattttttttcatatgcgccatcatattttttttcgtaTGCGccatcatattttttttcatatgcgctatcatattttttttcatatgcgctatcatattttttttcgtaTGTGCTatcaaattttttttcatatgcactatcatattttttttcatatgaactatcatattttttttcatatgagctatcatattttttatcatatgatctatcatatttcttttcatatgcgctatcatattttttttcatatacactgtcatatttttttttttcatatttttgattataatcatttatattatttatttttttatcattgttattatatttcttgttgtcttgttcatttttcctttcatcgtattttttataatctCTTTTGTTGTAGAGAGTACTATTATGTGTATGATAAGCATCCATcgaattatttttataatatttattattatttgtatcccatttattatctaaataatcatatgttttttttggttGTAATAAGATATCTGATTTTTTCTTCctattataatattcattatttttatttgaatcttcttgtttttttttatcattttgttttttatcggaataataattatttgaGCTTGTATTTTTTGAggtatttttatttaatagaTATTCGCTTAATGTTCTTTCTGATAAAGTGTTTATAGaatcattattttcttcaactgaattaatatattccGTTTCCACCTGTCTATTAGGTGTGCggtttttattataatttagTGATAATTTTTCAGATGGAATACCTTTTCctaattctttatttattttcttttgcATTTCTAGTGTACTTCTAATGTCgttaattttattatttaacttttttattgtttgatgtaataaatcaacattttttttatctgctttttctttcatttcttgtacaaatttattatacatattttcaATATCGTAATTTCTTTCAACCTGATCAGGAATATAAGAAGAATGTTGTGTATTATACTTATGGTCAATGTTTGTATCATCAGAAAATTTTCTTGTGTCTCTTTTTTTGGACAAGTTATTTATTGAGGAGTCGAAAATATTTAGAAGATTGTTTTTTGTCATGGGTTCATTGGAATTATtactaatattattattattattattattattactatatatgttactatcatatgtattattattattattattattgttactGTTTTTCTTGCTACCAacattttcataattttgGTGTGATTCACTTCTCTTGGTCTTCGAATAATGACTATATTCATTACTACGATAATTTAACCTgtcataattattattattactatcatTAATATAACTAGTTTTATGGTTCCCACTTttaatgttattattaatgtTGTTGTTATAGTctgtataattattattgctcatataataattatttttatttatactattatcattattaatatcatttttattatctagaatattatttgtacTCATGTCATTATAATTACTTAGGCTATTATcattgtttatattattatcattattcacatagttattttcattttcattttcatttgcATTTTTGTTTTCATTCATATTGTAGTTATAATCATTGTCAAGAGGATAATTGTAATTAAGGAGAGAcaaatttttcttttccatattattattattattgctACGACTAACATACTGTGGTGGGAGACcaaaatttttatcatttctTATATTCACACTATTTTGATgagaattattattaattttgtttggatcatatatatatttatctattAAGGACATAACTTTAGATATTACATCTTTTTCATATGAATTgctttttaatttttttatagaaaaatttaataattcttctTGCTTTTTACAAAAGgatttaataattttattccttgcttcttttttattttttaccATAATTAACCAAAAGAGAAAACAATctttttgaatttttttcttcttattttttaataaaaatttcaaaataaaataaagtaaTTCTTGGTGTATCATATGCATATCTTTTCTAAACATATTTCTATCTTCTttaattttcatttttaaatcttctttttcttttattgAACTCATATTACTtatcatttcttttttaagTTCATCACTTTTAAGTGTTAACTTTCTTTCAAGTTTGTTATAATCATCTTTATTTCctaaattttttcttaattcctcaatttttttattgcATTCCTtagtatttttattataatatgtgAGTTCTTCAAGCAGCTggaatattatttttgcTATAAGATCAATATTATGTTTGTCTTCTGAAGTGTCTATTTCTACAAGtggaatatataaatatatatgttacTATTGTTTAGTCcttaataatttttttttttttttttttttttttatgtttaaatatttaatatatgtattttacaactaaaaagatatatttatacttCTATTATGGTTATTCCATTTTTAAGgttataagaaaaaaaaaaaaatatatatatatatatatatataactattCCATTATGCCATTTTGTGTATTACCATTATTTGCATATTGTTTGTAGGAAGAATCACCTAATTTTGTCTTGaccttttttatatgttcatttgtatcaactaatattttattatgttcGTCATTTTTGCTTagtaaatatttaatttctttaCCGAACTTTTTGATTAGTGAAAAtaattgttcatattttttgtttaagTCTTTTTGATTATTTGTTATACGAGTAAAGAATTCAAATACttcatttgtattattaattGAATTTTGTTTAGTATAAGGAGATTTATTATAGGTACTTATGTCTAAGtatgatttattaaaatttaaattctCTTTTATTGAAGAGGAAGAAGATGTAGAAAATCCActatatttctttttttccattctcaaaaaaataaaataatttatacttttttaaaaacaaaatgtataaatataaataaataaataaatatatatatatatatatatatatatatatatattattcagGAAAAATGAGAGACCAAAACAAAgacaatatattatatgttaataattttacaatatatatatatatatatattgtatttctttttttttttttttttttttttttttttttttgttataccaatatgattaaaataaatgtcattaaaagaatagaataagaataaatgtacctttatatatttatttaaaattgtaataacttaatatacatatatatattaataatacaCTTCCCTTNNNNNNNNNNNNNNNNNNNNNNNNNNNNNNNNNNNNNNNNNNNNNNNNNNNNNNNNNNNNNNNNNNNNNNNNNNNNNNNNNNNNNNNNNNNNNNNNNNNNNNNNNNNNNNNNNNNNNNNNNNNNNNNNNNNNNNNNNNNNNNNNNNNNNNNNNNNNNNNNNNNNNNNNNNNNNNNNNNNNNNNNNNNNNNNNNNNNNNNNNNNNNNNNNNNNNNNNNNNNNNNNNNNNNNNNNNNNNNNNNNNNNNNNNNNNNNNNNNNNNNNNNNNNNNNNNNNNNNNNNNNNNNNNNNNNNNNNNNNNNNNNNNNNNNNNNNNNNNNNNNNNNNNNNNNNNNNNNNNNNNNNNNNNNNNNNNNNNNNNNNNNNNNNNNNNNNNNNNNNNNNNNNNNNNNNNNNNNNNNaaaaaaaaaaaaaaaaaaaataaaaaaaaaaaaaaaaaaaaaaaaaaaaaaaaaaaaaagaaggaaAACGAAGGAAATAAcgtatatattatatatgtaatttattacaaaggaaaagaaaatattatatatattgagGTAGACGCGgagaatataatattatatatatatatatatatatatatattttaattttctttttcccTATATACTGTcttacacatatatatatatatataatataaacttgagcataattttttacaatGTTGTTCTTAAAAAgtagaaaattataaattattctctttttaaatatgcAAGGAGAaaaaacagaaaaaaaaaaaaaaattaacaatCTTTAAATATGATACACTTTGGGTagtcatatatatatatatatatatatatattatttacatattttttaaaaatattaataaatgtaaatacagagtaaaattatatgttcCATTTGATAGTATAaccttttaaaaaaaaaaaaaaaaattcaagAGGCTTACATACAGACAAATATATGCAACATATAAATACTttaattttgtaaataaaGGAATACATActaagaaatatataaataaataaataaatataattatatatatatttatttatttatttatatatgttaaaatcaaaataataaaatatttatatgcaTTAAACACCACcttaaatttttaaaagatatacACTTAAaactttatattttctcaTCCAAAACATTgtaatgaaaaaagaaaaaaataaaagtatgAGAAAAAATGTGTAACCTTATTCCttgttataattaataaggaataaaaaataaagaataagcaataaaaaatactatttatgatatatattgtttctctctttttttttttttttttcaaaggcgttcatatatattttaatcGTAAGTGTACTCTTTTAAGTATAtgtaatttataatttataatatatattacatatgtatatatatatatatatatatatatatatatatatatatatataattattaaatatatttttatttaattatgtattaaatattcctttacatgtaaatatatattttcttctgttatatatgtatatgtttaattaaataaatatgaaaaaataaaaaaaaaataatatattttttctttttttttatgttattcATGAATGGTTCCATACGTTTTgtgaataaataaatgtatacatatatatatatatgtatattcattttttcttattatccttatatttatttacctttattttttattttattttttttttttttatattttgattagAGATTGATTCATCCTGTATtcaatataaaataataatagagaaataattttcttacttaaatataaatataactatgtgtatataataaatatacatataaattttattttatctttaaaaaatattaaaggGATTTactttaaaaataaaactttttcttaaaataatatataaagaatttatatatttatatgtgtatacacattttttcttttcgatgatctttttttttaacctattacatataaataaataaataaatatatatatatatacatttatgtGTTGATTATTTCTCATATGCTTACGTATTTCCTTCTTTTatcttatattattttttatattgaaAAAGATTTTACACCAtggataataaaatgtttttaaGAAGATCATCACGTTTGAGCCATAATtttgatgaaaataatagGAACCGCGAATTGATAGAAAAAAGAGAGGGTGGTAATATGGTAAAAAAACAGATTACACATGAGAGAAGGAAAAGTATTTATAAGGATAAAGATGAAAGTTTATTAAGTACTGATGAAAATAGTTCAACAAATGATAGTGATTATACAGTAAGTGttaatgatgatgattCATCTGTAGGtaacaaaagaaaatataataaagaaaatgaaaataataacaacaataataataataacagAAATAATCgtagaaataaaaataaacataaacataataataataataataatagtagtGGTGATAATTCGAATGCTATTACTCCTTTTCATGATGgagataaaaataaagatcATGAATGTATCGAAAATGTTATAAGtagaaaaaataacaactatgaaaagaataatttaaaaaataatagttATATTGATATTCTTAATGAAGATATAGACGATGAAgattttgatatatttaaaagaagTAAGATGGATAGAAGTAAAAGGATATCAACCtcttataaaaatactcaatataatgatataaatttaagaaaaaggaaaagtGTTTATGTAGAATCTAGCAACAGTGAAGATTCTAATAAAAGTGATGACGATGatgaagaatatattaacgAAGAGAGCTCAcgaaataataaaaagaaaaagttAAAACAAACATATAGTAGTAgtacatttaaaaataaaaagaattttgttaataagaaagtttataaaaatttcgaagattttaatttatatgaaaatataaaaaagaatcCAAAAAATTTACATGATATAAttgaagaaatatattatagtttatttaataaagataCCAATGAAAAAGTTAAAATATCtacattttttcttaattttttagCTGAATGTTCAGGTAATGAGACTTTAACATGGACGGTTGATATTATAGATTATATAgataaacaaatatatttatatgaagatataccaaataataatcaattacaaaatgttataataggtaatacaataaataatacGACCCTTAGTGACATTATGACACCATCTACTGTTAGGTCTAGTAATAAAATCACAAACATGGATGAGATTATAAgagatgaaaataattttgaaaaaGTATGTACTTTTAAATGTGAAAAGTTAGAACAATATTTAAATGCCGATTTAAATACAGATgttttgataaaaataaaaaatgaaaacaataaatcatataaagCATTTGCTAACTTTTTTGCTgatttttcatttcattttgatgaaaattatatatatgatattttatatatatgtatatggATCTTTTCATTAAGTGTAAgtaaatatagaaaaatacGTTTCACTTCCTCTTTGGCTAGTCTGTCTATACTTTTAGgattatgtaaaaaaatacgttacataaataatcaTGAAAGGCAATCAAGGAAGCAACTAATGGCTGAATATACAagagaaagaaaaaatacTAACAATTTAACAGGTGCaggaagaaaaagaaatagtAGCACAACAATAACAAGAACAAGTAATActattcataataatagtaataatagtaCTTTAGATATTATTAATGATGATCGATCTTTAAATATTGAGGATcttattaattataaaaataagaagGATAGCGAATTATACAATATTGTAGAAAgaaatttaattattagTCAATTAATcgataatataaatgaagataGGAAAAATTTGACgatattaaataatttccttttatgtacatacaatatattatataaaaataaaattaaagatatatttatagatattagaataataacattagaatatttttatttatatttagaTGTGTTaactttatattttactaACAGAAAATTTACGAAGTTATTAATATGgattttatatgataaggataataaaataaaaatatgcTGCTTGaagatattaatatatttatgtaattattataataatagtaataagaaaatttttaaaatcgtggaattattatatatgtccaaaaagaaattattaaatttaatatttgatAGTGATTATAATGTAAGAATAAAAACATTCGAATTAATTTTagaaatgaataaaatgaaattaaatAGAACAGAATTTTTAGATTTTAAAAAGAccttaaaaaataaaaaaaattcagCTCATAATAAGAAGGATGATCcacatataaatgataatacaTCTTCTTCAGAGTATGAAGAGGATACTGATGTAAATAGTACTGAATCAGAAAAGATACAGAATAAGAAATCTatagtattatataatcataataaaaagaataaaaagaatatagGAAATAAACAAAATCATGATGGTAAAGAGGATGATATTCATGTGATATCTGATAACATGTGTATACTTTcaacaaaagaaaaaaaaattgttagTAATTTGATATGGttcaataataataataaaatatcaGAGATGATTACATCTTTAATATACGAGTCTCAAATtaagaataaaattaaaaattatgaaaaaagaaaacataattattttgatgTTGAACAGAATGATACTAATAGTGAAATagttaaatataatataatttatctaacaaaatatttaaataaaaatatacctACTGTTAAAAATTTTGTACACTACTTTGATTATATGAAgaattataatgaaaatcTAAAGTTGTATACAGTTATTGGTAAATTTATAACAGGTATTAGAGAAAAGTTAGAttgtattaataatattgatataaTTATCGAGTTGTTATGTGAGGATgatatatctttattatatatagcTAAAAAGAAAGGAAGCGATAAAACAAATGATAAGGAAAAGGACATGGGGGAGGATGAAAATAACGTACAATTATCACAAAGgtttaataataataatgataataatgtgATAGATGGTGAACATGTAACAGAAAATAATGCAGAAAAAAGTAAACATTCTACATATGTATCACACGATtgtgataaaaataattctgATAAAGGTCGTGATTTAAGAAAGTGCCTactttatatatgtgaatCGTCTTATCGAAATTTacaaaatgatattaaCGAAATggaaaagaataaaaatagaaaagGTAGTAGCGTTTCCACAAATAgtaacaatataaataatattaataataatgttaatattaatgGTGTGTTGATGTCAGACAAAAATACAGCTCATTCAAAACTTAATAAtgatacaaataaaataaaaaaaatgattatatatacattttatattattaagaaTAGTAAacaattaataaaattacaTCAAACAAATCAAGAACACTTATTATTagtttttaaaattttaaaaatagctttatatgaatgtaaacatatatataagcatgaagaaaaaaataacatttataatttttcaagTACTATTATggaatattttaaaaatgatattgagagtaatatgaattatttctttaataatatttatatatatttaaaagaaacatatgaatatttattttatttattaaaaaattataagtTGCCTTATTACTCATCCAAATATACtatgaatataatttcaatttttttatcattaaatGATTCATTAAAAGGTTCCAACAAATTGTCAAgtgatttattttttgatttgtattatacatattttaataatttcatggagaatttcttatattatcataagaattataatatgGAAGTTGATAGAAATGAAGAAGATAATAAAGGACAAGATGAAAGTGATACGGATGATGAGCATAGTGAAGATAATGTATATCTTTTGAataagaaaagaaaaataattgtTATTTCAGAAAATTTAGTAAATaaggataaaaatattattgaaGCAATCGAAGAAGAAAtcatattaaatttaactaatttaattcatatatatacattaggttttaattatataaacaatgATTTATCTaattataaagatataaaaaatgatatattaaaaaagaaaaaaaacatagAGAAAAGTATTAAAATGTTATGTGAACAAGATTATTTTAGTATTAAAgttaaagaaaaatgtcaatccttttttttcaaagataatattattaatttgaATGAATTTTTAGaagaaaatttattaacatcttataatgatgaaaatgatattGAAAGTTATACtcatgaaaataatatacaaagTGATCAATATAGTGAAGATGTGGAAATGTcttatgatgataat
This is a stretch of genomic DNA from Plasmodium reichenowi strain SY57 chromosome 14, whole genome shotgun sequence. It encodes these proteins:
- a CDS encoding hypothetical protein (conserved Plasmodium protein, unknown function), which produces MDDVIKNKIIKNDKKIVVIYDEIYDTYRKEQKGKNDYEKILRFFNPTVLIIKVLSEIYNIKDEIEYIPYSSYELVTTQIYINKEKKSLYESLYILYSINKCELPNNDMKNIKKVLSKNSQILINQLDNNDMVHIHLYNILSEFEEVYEYILFCYKKCYENYTRTFFYRKHLYNNNNIIKNFIKLKRYKYYICRKYKNISFQNILNKFINVLNLCTKFTSNYQNIECIIFYVYLYIFLSIPIFIFPWNNIDNKLNNKILKDGNINILPNIIEKYRNNFFSHILNNIIDQIGCYETYDFNIALFFYYTNERQRNKSISLSQENDKKKNNNDPNILSEGETNKLHINKINEYYVFKHIGYNTLSQFYKPHFYYMTILKKTFLYNKKMESIENLFYTLTNQLLQMDESYKNGIKKKK
- a CDS encoding hypothetical protein (conserved Plasmodium protein, unknown function), whose translation is MEKKKYSGFSTSSSSSIKENLNFNKSYLDISTYNKSPYTKQNSINNTNEVFEFFTRITNNQKDLNKKYEQLFSLIKKFGKEIKYLLSKNDEHNKILVDTNEHIKKVKTKLGDSSYKQYANNEIDTSEDKHNIDLIAKIIFQLLEELTYYNKNTKECNKKIEELRKNLGNKDDYNKLERKLTLKSDELKKEMISNMSSIKEKEDLKMKIKEDRNMFRKDMHMIHQELLYFILKFLLKNKKKKIQKDCFLFWLIMVKNKKEARNKIIKSFCKKQEELLNFSIKKLKSNSYEKDVISKVMSLIDKYIYDPNKINNNSHQNSVNIRNDKNFGLPPQYVSRSNNNNNMEKKNLSLLNYNYPLDNDYNYNMNENKNANENENENNYVNNDNNINNDNSLSNYNDMSTNNILDNKNDINNDNSINKNNYYMSNNNYTDYNNNINNNIKSGNHKTSYINDSNNNNYDRLNYRSNEYSHYSKTKRSESHQNYENVGSKKNSNNNNNNNNTYDSNIYSNNNNNNNNISNNSNEPMTKNNLLNIFDSSINNLSKKRDTRKFSDDTNIDHKYNTQHSSYIPDQVERNYDIENMYNKFVQEMKEKADKKNVDLLHQTIKKLNNKINDIRSTLEMQKKINKELGKGIPSEKLSLNYNKNRTPNRQVETEYINSVEENNDSINTLSERTLSEYLLNKNTSKNTSSNNYYSDKKQNDKKKQEDSNKNNEYYNRKKKSDILLQPKKTYDYLDNKWDTNNNKYYKNNSMDAYHTHNSTLYNKRDYKKYDERKNEQDNKKYNNNDKKINNINDYNQKYEKKKYDSVYEKKYDSAYEKKYDRSYDKKYDSSYEKKYDSSYEKKYDSAYEKKFDSTYEKKYDSAYEKKYDSAYEKKYDGAYEKKYDGAYEKKYDGAYEKKYDGAYEKKYDGAYEKKYDGTYEKKNDHRYAKKYENNNMNTYDSNQNYQKDYNNCNNKKYRKHFNDSNLDDSPSDIKLILRTGGGFRKLSEHDQKHYLQKLNYLNDNNLLGYETNLNIKIKGHPFIQNIPNNNQQTSKKEKRHRSLSKFYNMH